The Paroedura picta isolate Pp20150507F chromosome 2, Ppicta_v3.0, whole genome shotgun sequence sequence TCTAGGTCATGGTCACTGTTTTTGTATTTGTTCAGAGGCCACTGTAATTTTGCCCATTTTACTGTTGTCATGCTACCCTCTAATATGTAGGAAACCAACTTTCTGCTATGCTTGACATAATCTTCCTCATGAATAGTATATTGCCGGTGTAACCCTCAGCCCTATTATGTGAACACTGTTTTAGAACAATTCATTCATGAGGGCATCTGATCCAGATAGTAATGGTATACAGAGATAATTTCTTCAGTTTCTAAACCCATTGTCCGCAATATCCTTCAACATGGTGAAGCTGATTTTAGTATTCTGTCTAGCTTCTCTGGATTTCTGACTGGGAAGGAATGTAAGGCAAAATATTCTTGACCATGTGGCAGGATGTTATAAATGACTACCATGCAGAGGAGAAACAAAGGAGTCATGTGGCGCCTCAAAGACCAATAGATTTATTGATTCATAAACCTGCACGTTCCAGAGACTATAGCAATGTAAACTGTAGTCCAAGAAAACACATTaactcccttttttgttttggagCTATCGGACTAACAACCCAAGTGATTACATGTTCACTGTGGGTGGATGATTGTTGGCCCATAGGAATTGCATTATACTGATTAGGttagattcatgtgggtagcagtgttggtctgaagtaacagaacaaatttggagtccaatgGGAATTGATTACCTGGTTAGGTTTGTACTTTCATGAACTTTTGATCTCTTCATGTTGTGCAACAGAGcgggctgttttgacaaagacaTCACAAACTGAAGCTGCTTTTCTGTATGTTGaacagcagaggaaaggagacCAAAGTTTTTTTCCACATTTGAGTCTCTGCATACTTGAAAGATTTCATTGCAGATCTCCAAGTGCTTTTATCCAAGCACAATTCCCATTGTATAATGAACTCATTGTCACAAAAAGAACTGgggctttttaaatttaaaaaaaacatattaatgcTTTATTTTCACCCAATTTTGGTCCACAGGGATTATCATGATACTGTGGTTCTTAGTTGCTGTGATTTAGATTTCAAAACAGACCAACGGGCCTCTTGATTTTGTGGCAGTGATCACCAGCACTTAGCCTGGGATGACAAGAGGCACTGGGATATACAGAACTGATGACAACAGGATGATAAGATAGCcaagaccccaccccaccccccaaaaaatggtcACAATGATAATCTATTATTTGCTTTTCATCCTGATCTACATTAAACAGGAAATCTTGAGGCTGGAGTGTCATGAGTTAACGGACTCTAATTGGACGGTGCAGTTTTGGAATAAGGGGCATTAGGAGACTATTTAAGGAGCCCGAGGCTAGGATGAAAACTGAGATGAATCAAGCACATatcagggcagagaagccgaggacTGTGGGGTTCTGTGAAGCCTTATTGCAAAGGATGGAGGTAGCGGGGTGGGAGGGCTGTATGTTGAATAAGCAGAGTTgttgaaacaaagcaaaaagatGTAGCTTGGAAGAAAGGCACTCATTTGGCAATTTCCCAGCAGCCAATCGGAAAATGTCTTTCTTACCTTAGCAACAGAGAGTGCCCCAATCAGCACATGGCATGCTTTCAGTACTAGTGCTCATTGGATGATGGGGCATGGGGGGCGGGAGAGAAAGAATGAGGGACGCATGGAAGATAtgagagatttccaggccgcTGACCTACtcctgggcaggagggggggggagggactaagcCTTTCTGCCGCCAGTTCCTCTTCGGGGGCCTCTCTAGgcactttccttctcttccaccATCCTGAATGGTCATGAACCTAATACTCTGTAAGGGGTTCTTCCCTCGGTGAAAGAGGCATTGTCTGCAATCCGTTCCCGGAAGTGGccacagaccctccccccccccccaaaaaaacgtgGGTGGGTTGGCTTGGCATTGTCTCCTTTGCCTGGGCAGGGGGAAGCTTCCCTGCTACTTGCTGTCTTATGCCGCATGATCATGCTGTAAGCAGGGAAGAGTTAACACAAAGGCTTTTCTGTTGAGCCTCTTTGCCTGTCATCTGCCAgctgagagaaggggggggggtgagcgtcACATGCTGTAGTCCACAGAACTGTCCAGATGCCTCttttatagcttttttttttttttttgctattcgTAATGGTATGAGGTGGAGTAGTCAGTGGGAGGGAAGTTACTGTGGGTAGCCAGTCCTCTTTTGTCCTTGCGGCTGGACTTCGAGGCACCCAGACATGTACATGCAGAGGGTTAATGAAATTGGATCTCTGGCAGATGCTTTTCCAAActgctacaccccccccccttggtgacTCATTCCTCTACCTCACTGGCTCTTGCAGctagaaactgggggggggggagtgaagaggGGGTGCTGTTAGAACTATCATCTGTTCTTTCCTTGGTTGCCATGGATAACATGGGGCAGTGATTCTCTTTATAgccactcctcccccccttttggaAAGTTGTTGTCCCATACCTTCTCGGCACCTTTCTCTCCCAGAATCATTCTGAATCTCTTCCGTCATGGAGTATGCTGCAAATCTGGGTTTGCTTTATTGAAAAGACAGACGTGGAGAAAGATCTCTAGTAATTTCCTGTATCCAAGAAAGCTCACAGGGAGCTGGGAGTAAAGACACCCGCAGGATGCCTGGGCTCCTCTATCTAGACTTTAAAAGGCTGTTTCTGCCTGCCAGTAATGTCTGGTTGGACTTGGCCAACATCCAGGGGGTTGGTGGGTGTTCCCAGCTCTGCTTTTGTCATGCATTTAGTCTTCCTTATTGCTTGTCTCTTCTCATAGCTTCCATCCAGGAAAAGGGGAGGCATTTGCTATGCTTCAGCGGAGCAGCCCTTCTGAGTATAGAGAGGGGTCTTGTCTCAAAGTCCTGCAACAGACTTCCATTGTTCTCACTCAAGATTGTGTGGTTTTATCCTAAGGGTAGCTGTGGGGCTTATATGGGGAGGTTACCCTGCTGGCCGGGTAGCACCTGGAAGCTTGGGCCTCACCTAATTTGTCCTGTACTCTCTCAACAGATGGCGACCAGACCGTGATGCAGCATCCCCTGCTGGCAACGGGGAGGAAGTGGGGAGCCTGATGTCACCttgaagaccctgcagagccatGACGTCAACTGTACAGACCCTgcgctttcctctgctgccacatGTGCCAGGCCAGGACCGAACACACAGCTGTGACCAGGAGATTGAGCGGCGCTACCAAGTGGTGCCCTCAGTAGTGTGTGCCATGTGCTGTCTCTTTGGGATCATCTACTGCTTCTTTGGTGAGAAAGTTGAAAACTTTGGGCCTTGCAATCAGGACGGGGGGAATTGGTTGTCTGTATGCCATGACTAGCCCCACAGAGTCCATTCCATGTTCATTTAACCATGTGTCACATTGTTTGCCACTACAATGGAGCTCAGGTTCACAAAATGCTCCTGAGGCTGCACTCTAGGCATATGTTAAAATATGAGGGGTGGAGGCTGGCTGCCAGCTTTTTGCAGCCTCTTGCTAACTTGCTCTGAGTGTCTTGACCCATTGTAGTCCTAATGCTCATTAAGGCAGTAATGTAGCAGCAGGATACTGAAGAGAGGTTTCAGTGGTTCTGATGATCTGAACTAAAGAACTGCAGAGTTCCCAGTAGCTCCTAGCGACTAGAGTGGGTTTTGCAGACTGCATTGCGGGACAATGACCCAGTAGAGAGATTAGTTGGCTTTCCAGGGCCTACAGATAGATGCGCAGAAAGCTGCCCAGTTAGAGAGACATGACCTGCATATAAAGACTCCACTTCCTCCATTAGATACCCTTTTGTGAGGAGGAGGGCTATGTATTGGGGAGGTCACCTGAACTCTACAGAGTGTGTCCCAGTAGAATGGGGGTGGTCCTGCCCTGCTGGAATGAATAGACAGTTGTCTTGTGACTTTGACCCTATCCTTAAATTGTTAACAtttgcttcttcccttccttagGGTACCGTTGTTTCAAGGCAGTTATGTTCCTGACGGGGCTAATGTTCGGCTCAGTGATCATATTCATGCTGTGCTACAAAGAGCGAGTGCTGGATACACAGCTGAGTGTGGAGGCCTCCGTGGGCATCGGTCTGGGCATTGGGGTTCTCTGCGGGCTGGTCACCATGCTGGTGCGCAGCGTCGGGCTTTTCATGGTGGGGCTGTtactggggctgctgctggctgtgGCCACATTGGTCGTGATGGAGCAGTTCTACCACCCACCCACTGTCTGGATCCCCATTGGCTTGCTGCTGGGTGTGGGTATGCTGTGCGCTGTGCTTACTTTGCAGTGGCAGCGCCTCTTCACCACCCTCTCCACCGCTGTCTTTGGCAGCGCCGTCATGACAGCCACTGCCGACTACTTCGTTGAGCTCTTCCTGTTGCTGCAGTATGTCTATGAGTGCGTCAAGGTGGCACCTGCCAGGCCCATCTGCTGGTACAGCTGGGTCATCCTAGGCACCTGGCCTGTCCTGGCACTGCTGGGCGTCCTGGTGCAGTGGAAAGTCACAGCCGAGGGATACTCACACACAGAGGGTGAGTGGGACTCTGGTGGGATGGATGGGAAGAGGGCTGGAAGTGGACAGAATGGCAGCCAAATTGGATTGCTCTCCCTGGCGTTGTCTCCAGTTCAGATACCAGTCCATTGTTTTTGGAATTAGATTAAATCCCAGCTCCGCATCCTCCTCCCATCTAATTGAGGAGAATTCCTTCAACTCAAAGATGCCAAAATCTTCAGGGCTGGAGCAGTATCTCTCTCCTTTTAAAAGATAGAATCATTGTTTAATTATAGCTTCTCTGAGTGCAAATAAGCTCCTGAGCGTGGGATGATTTTTTTTGTCAGTTGTTGCTGGTGGTGCTGGGGATGTGCACTTGGACAGGCACTTCACCTTGTCTTAGCATCTCAAAAAGACAGCACGCGTAGTGAACAGGGCTCTTTACCAGCTGCAGTAAGGGCTTTGTTGGCCAGCACAGGCCTGACTACACTGGATACCAGGGCCTGTATAATGGGAAAGGGTTTATCTTTGCCAACTGTGCCATGAGCAGGCCTATCTTCTGGAAATAGCCAGCCCCTTGTTTCTTTGTGTGTCATGTCTGTATTCAGGCTAAAGTAGGGTTTCTGTCTTTTTTGCCAACCTCTGTAGCTGTGCTCATAGCCGCATCTCAGTGTGCAGACCTTTTGCAGATATGTAGGTGCAGCTTTTTCTTAGGTTTCCTAATTTAATAGACACTGCCTCTATGCTGGTTTTGCAGATACTGACCATTGTAAATATGATTGCAAAATGTGAGTATCAGCATTCCTTGTAAATGTGTGGATGACATAACAGGAGGAGTGGtatcctgctttttctccccaagggcatctcaaagtagcttataatcgcctaccctacttctccccacaacagacacccctgtgaggtagggacggctgagagagctctgaaagaattgcaATTTGCCCAAGGTCACACGGCTgactgtatgggggggggggagtggggaaatcaaacctgcttctctagATTAAAGaccgccgctcttagccactatgccaAGCAGAAGCTAATACTTTTTTTTAGAAGAAAGGCACTTTGGAAATGGGGTAACACACTGTTATTGTTAAGAAATCAGGTTTCCAATAGAGTAAAGCCATAAACACTAACTGTACAAGTTCAGGATTATTAGCATGTTGATACTGCAGGTTCACAAGTCGCAGTTTCACTGATCTCAGTTCAGCACTGTCAGCTTCAGTTGCTTTGGTTCGTGTCACTAAAAGCCATAGAAGTTCACACTAAGAAACACGCTAAGTCTGCTAAATTTGCTTTCAGACTGAAAAGCCACTTATGGCTTAGCCTACAGATTTGACAAATGGGCGAGGGGAAAGGTCCAGGAGTCCCCACTGATTAATTAGGATACAAATTTTAATGTTGTAAAAACTTTAACTGATTAATGCAATGAAGATTGATTTCTTTGTCCTAATTCCAACATTGAGCATTGTGTATCCTGGAGTTGAACTACTTGTTGTATTAGGTAAATTATTATAACTGTAGTTCACcagccccttaaaaaaaaaaaacctttaaaacccACTTCTTTTTAGGAGTGTGCAATTGATAGGAAAGGTAACAAGTGTTTGTACGTACATGTACTTTTCTTGGCCTGTAATTTTTCCTTCAAGTGTTTTTCCACCTTCAGGTTTAAAGTATTTGTTTGCAATGCACAAGGGAATTTGTGTTTTCCAGCAGCCTGCATTTCCCCCAATAACAGCAGGTGGCTGGTTAGTAGATACTGGAGAGAATTGAGGCCTCTTCCACTCAGCCATGCTTAGCCTCTTCCTACAGAGAGAATACACTCTCTGCTGTGGCAGGAAAGACTGCTGTGGATTCCTGGGTCTCCCTTGGTCAACCTCATGAAGGAGGAGAGGATTGAGTGCCTGGCCCCTCACAGATCTTAATGACATGAGTAAAATTGACTGGGAACCCTGAACACAGGGCAGGATTACCCCAATCTCTTTGTTAATTCTTTGTGATGGTTCTGCCAGCTAAGGATGTAAGTAAAAGGGCTTTAAAAAATCTCAACTGTTTTTAAATCTTACAGTAAAGTATTCCAGCAGTGGCATCTACTAGGCACTTTAGGGCATCCATTTGTCATGCTAGATGTCTTGTTtcaccttttcctttcttccccccacagTGATTATTAGCCGGCAGCAACGCCGTGTTCAGTTAATGAGGATAAAGCAACGTGAAGAGCGTAAAGAGAAGAAGAAGCGGCGCCCACATCCTCACCCACACCTGCAGCATAAGGCCCACCCACCAGAGCCTGCCTACCGCCGCAAGCCAAACCCTGTGCGCCGTTTCGATGGAGATGTCCTCTCCCCAGTGAGTGGAGGTTCTTCTGTGCATGGACAGTGGAGTTTTGGGGAATCACAGCTATACTAGGGGAGGGGAAATTTTGTCTAGTGAGATGTTTTTCGAGGGAGTCAGCTgtccttccctctccttttcttcttggcCTTCCTATCTAGTTGTGCCATCTCACTCACTCTTCAAGAAAAGGGGTTCCAGCTTTCTTGAAGTTATTTGCCTAATGCTTCCCCAGTTCAATAACTGTTCTGTGTATGATGGAAAGGCTTTTTGCCTCTGTGTCCACTGTGCATGGGCCAATTATTTGTATGGTTCCCATGAAATAGTAGAATAAATTGTGACTCTGGCACAATTTAATGAATGCTGCCACAATGTGCAGTGTAACTAGAGTTCAGCCAGTAAGACATAAAACTGCAGATATGGAGGAGAAGAAGCATAAGAGCACCCATCTCCTGTTCCCAAGTTCTTTGAAGCCAGAAGCACAGAGAAGTGTATCCAACTTCTTTTGTGATCTGTATGAAATTTCTCCTCATCCCTAGAGGAATATCTTCCTGTGACCAGTAGTGCTGCTATGGGGTCCTTGCGGAACTGTGGACATGGCTGATAGGTGTAGAGAAAATAAAGTGACTTTTTCCTGGTATAATGAAGCATCCCTCATATGAGGTGGGGAATTTTCTTATCCATGCTAACCATATTTTTACAAGTAGCAAGCCAGTGCTGATTCATTTCTTTAGTACTCACTGGAAAACAGCCTGGGACACATTGTGATTGAAAATACCCATTCCACCCTGAGATGCCCAGATGTGCAGAGAAGTGTGGCACTGTGGCATGGTCACAATTGCAGGATGAAACAGTGCTATTCCAGTAAATTCATGGCAAATCTGTAAAATGTGAGCAGCATTGATCAGGACCTGTGGTCTTCTGTGCTGAGAGggaacaggattgctgtctttaagtacatgaaagtttgtcacttggaggagggcagtgaacagttcctgttggcagcagaggacaggacctgcagtaatgggcttaaactatgtgtagagcaGTACTAGATTAaagaaaaagcttttcacagtcagagtagttcagcagcagaacaggctgcccaaggaggcagtgagctccccctcactggcagtctttaagcagcagctggacagagacttttcgtggatgctttaggctgttcctgcattgagcagggggttggactagatggcctgtatggctagACGTGCTGTAGTTTAGTAGTAGTATGCATCTGCTGGTCAGCCCCCATATGTATTTGCTGGAACAAATCCCAGTGTCGTTGCAGCAAACATGATTGCCTCACCAAGTGTAAAGCACTTCCATTTTTCTGGCCTGCCAAGGTGGAGCACTGATATGTCAAGCCACAGCCTCCCTGACAGGCTTTTCTAGTGCTGTGAAAGTTGCTGTTAGCTTTTCTCAGCAGGTGTGGAAGAGAGAACCCATGGGACTGAGAAGGAGTCCTATTAACAGCTCAGGATGGCCTGGGGAGGGACAGCATGACCTTGTCCTCTTGCAAGGGAGGAGCAACACGGCTGAAGTATTAGGCCAGGCTAATATATTCTCAATGGCTAGCGGAGAAACCTTCCACCGGAGAAACCTTCTGGAACAAGTCTAAAGAATCCTTTCAGTGTTGTGGGGCTACAACTGGGAATGGAGGTGGGGATGGACAGAAGGCAGGGCCATCattctctcttttcctccatcTTGCAGAGCTACATACAAAGCTTCCGGGAGCGGCAGACGGGCTCCTCCCTCAACAGCCTCCTGGCCAGTGCCCATGCTGCCATTGACATGGACTATGACTGTGGCTCCACCGTGCCCCTGACGACGGGCTCCGGCCCTGCCGTGCGGGTATAGCCCAGCATCTGCCACAAGGACGCTGTCTTCCATGGTCACCCGGATCCAGCTGTGTGGATATCATAGCGCCTGTGCTGCCATCCAGGCTTGCCGATACCCTTCCCTGGCATTCGTGGGTTTGGCCGGGACCTGCAGATGCAGTCCAGCATCTCTCAACATGCATATGTTGTTGTGTGTGGAATTCTTCCCCAGTGCTACATCGGCTCTTTCCCAGCTACCATGGAGCAAGGagcgagggaggaggagaagcatgTGCTTGGGGCAAAGGGCTGAAGAGAGACCTGGTTGCCACTCACCCAGGCAGGGACTGTGGAACACAGGACTCAGGAGGGAGGCCAGAGAGAGCAATGATGGATCATCTGCACCTGCATTTAATGCATCATTAAAGTGACAAGAAACTGCCAATATTCCCCACACACCTCGACTGGAGCAGCCCAAAGACTGGGTGTTCCTGGGGTGAGCCAGTCCTCATCCTGGAGCTGGCCTTTTTGTGGACTGATCTCAAGGACCGTCTTAGGGGCAAGAGTACCATTTTGTACTGATGGTGGCAGGATTGGATTCTGCTCACTCCAGTCTGGCTGGAGCTAGCCAGCTCAGGGAAATGGGGTCCTCTGGCCCTGGGCCCCTAGCCCACACCAGTGCCTGGCCTTCTCTTTAAGTGGGCAActcaaggagggagggaagagggtgggCATTGGCAGGTGGGCCACACCTGGGTTGGGCTGTGTCATTGTCAAAGTGTGCGAGCGTGAGTGCGTGTGGTGGGGCTGGAGCACCTGTAGACATTCTGGCTGGTCTCCAGGCAGCAGGCCAttggatgccccctccccccttccactgcCCCCTGCCCGGCTTCTCATTGTGGAATGGGACAgtgaggggctgggggggggggagaaagaggcagggtgggtggggaataCCCGTGTACATATTCTTGTTGCCGTTAttcatattaatttattattgATTGACAAAGAGCTGAGCCTGAGCAGCTCTGCTGGACTGTCAGAAGTAGGGCTACAGAGGGGGCAACACTCTTCTTTCCCCACAGGCCCACACTTGTGCTCACCTTTCCTTCCCCCGCCCTCACAGAGCTACATGATGAACATGTGCAGGGAGTATGGGGTGTTCCCCTGCACATCCATCTGTTAGAGCTTATGGTTTTGCTTCCCTGCCGTCCCTCTGAGGGAGGTCATCTCCATCTTtaaagggatgggaggggggagggggtttggagAGGATCCAGCACAGCTCAGCAAAGCCTTTCTTCCATGGGGAAACTGCATGTTTCTATCACCAATTGCCACTGTTGTCACCACAGAAAACCTTGCactcttggttttttttctttgttctgtCTTTTTTGTATATGTGCCAAACGCTGCCGGGCTGCGGCTgcgcaagtaaaaaaaaaaagcctttcagACCATTGCGTCCATGAATGAATGTGCCACAAGAGATGGGTTGGGCACAAGAACACATTGCTGCATGCCTGTGCATGTATAATGGACGTGTGGGTGTGGCATGCTGGGctatgaaattgggggggggggcacaatagaGGTGCGCATACTGCTGCAGGTGGGGGGGCGCGAGCCATAACGTGAGTCCCCACATTTAACAGGTTCCCCGCAGAAACACTCCGAATCATCACTGCTGCCTGCTGGGCAGTGGCGAGGTCATGTCTCCATGTCTCATAAGTCAAGTGCATGTTCAGCTCAGGGGTGGTTATGGGTCTGTCAATATTGGGCAGGGTCCCAGCAGAGTTTGCAGCTGTTGCACCTCCCAGCATCTCCTTCTGAAAAAGCCTTAGAACAGAGTGGGGGAAGGGGTCTCTGCACCCTTCTCGCTCTCCTGCCAGTTACCTTTTTGGAGAGAAGTCTGGCCCTTCCATCACGGATTGTTCCAGAAATCACCCttgaaaggactccctggagccaGGATACTTCTGGACTCACCCACTCCCTGTTCCCCAGGGTCAGGACCCATCAGTGTGACAAGCTTCCTGACCACTGGGGTGGCTCCTGGGGTTTCTagccttcctgcccctcccacccGTCTTCCTCTGAAGGTCTGTGACCTCGGCCCACAGGGAATTGAGTAGGATGCCATCAACTgcaccttccccctccctgctaaAGGAGTTGTCCTTGGCCCGCAGGCCTGGGAGGTGTTGGCCAGTTGCTGTGTTACACCCGGTCACTCCTTTCCCTCTGCTGCGCTCTGGGAGCCTACTGCTGGTTGCCTAACCCCTGCTCTGACCTCCAGATGGGGCTCCTCTTTGATGCTGCACTCTCTCTGCCATGGCCCCCAGCTGCTCCAGCTGGCTCACCACTTCCTTCCCCAGCT is a genomic window containing:
- the TMEM198 gene encoding transmembrane protein 198 yields the protein MTSTVQTLRFPLLPHVPGQDRTHSCDQEIERRYQVVPSVVCAMCCLFGIIYCFFGYRCFKAVMFLTGLMFGSVIIFMLCYKERVLDTQLSVEASVGIGLGIGVLCGLVTMLVRSVGLFMVGLLLGLLLAVATLVVMEQFYHPPTVWIPIGLLLGVGMLCAVLTLQWQRLFTTLSTAVFGSAVMTATADYFVELFLLLQYVYECVKVAPARPICWYSWVILGTWPVLALLGVLVQWKVTAEGYSHTEVIISRQQRRVQLMRIKQREERKEKKKRRPHPHPHLQHKAHPPEPAYRRKPNPVRRFDGDVLSPSYIQSFRERQTGSSLNSLLASAHAAIDMDYDCGSTVPLTTGSGPAVRV